The following coding sequences are from one Mastomys coucha isolate ucsf_1 unplaced genomic scaffold, UCSF_Mcou_1 pScaffold9, whole genome shotgun sequence window:
- the Ripk3 gene encoding receptor-interacting serine/threonine-protein kinase 3, producing MSSGKLWPMGASSVPLVSHEELKKLEFVGKGGFGVVFRAHHRTWNLDVAVKIVNSKKISREMKAMVNLRNENVLLLLGVTEYLEWDYVSGQALVTRFMENGSLAGLLQPTCPRPWPLLCRLLQEVVLGMCYLHSLNPSLLHRDLKPSNVLLDSELHAQLADFGLSTFQGGSQSGSGSGSRDSGGTLAYLAPELLDDVNVKASKASDVYSFGILMWAVLAGRDAELVDKTSLIRGAVCDRQSRPPLTELPPESPETPDLEKLKELMKHCWSSESKDRPSFQDCEPQTNHVYNLVKDKVDAAVSEVKQYLSQHRSSDRKLSASEPSQRDTETDCPRETMIFEMLDHLHLEKAPGSVPEECISLSEKRAKEASVGHATAARTSSDMVAGTPQIPHTLPSRGTTLKPVSTETPAPDPQRNQGDGRHGTHLYPGAPETNPMTGPQTNTLNHCSGVQIGNNNTMTIQTRTAFPKKDPAQFGRGRDW from the exons ATGTCTTCTGGCAAGTTATG GCCCATGGGTGCCTCGTCGGTCCCTCTGGTGAGCcatgaagaactgaagaagctggaGTTTGTGGGCAAAGGCGGGTTCGGAGTCGTGTTCCGGGCACACCACAGAACATGGAACCTTGATGTAGCAGTCAAAATCGTGAACTC GAAGAAGATATCCAGGGAGATGAAGGCTATGGTGAATCTTCGTAATGAGAACGTTCTGCTCCTGTTGGGGGTCACTGAGTATCTCGAGTGGGACTACGTGTCCGGGCAAGCTCTGGTGACAAGATTCATGGAGAACGGTTCCCTCGCAGGGCTGCTGCAACCTACGTGCCCTCGGCCCTGGCCACTCCTCTGTCGCCTGCTCCAGGAAGTGGTGTTGGGAATGTGCTACCTACACAGCTTGAACCCTTCCCTCCTGCACCGGGACCTCAAGCCCTCCAACGTTCTGCTGGACTCAGAGCTCCACGCCCAG CTAGCAGATTTTGGCCTGTCCACATTTCAGGGAGGGTCACAGTCGGGGTCAGGATCAGGATCCAGGGACTCGGGGGGCACTCTAGCTTACTTGGCCCCAGAGCTGTTGGATGATGTCAACGTGAAGGCTTCTAAAGCAAGTGATGTCTACAG CTTTGGAATCCTCATGTGGGCAGTGCTGGCTGGAAGAGATGCTGAGT TGGTAGACAAGACTTCACTGATCCGTGGAGCCGTGTGTGACAGGCAGAGTCGTCCTCCACTGACAGAGCTGCCTCCAGAGAGCCCTGAGACTCCCGACCTGGAAAAACTGAAGGAGTTAATGAAGCATTGCTGGAGTTCTGAGTCCAAAGACAGGCCATCCTTCCAGG ACTGCGAACCACAAACCAATCACGTTTACAACCTGGTAAAGGACAAGGTAGATGCTGCTGTCTCTGAG GTAAAGCAGTATCTGTCTCAGCACAGAAGCAGTGACAGAAAGTTGTCTGCCAGCGAGCCAAGCCAAAGAGACACAGAAACGGACTGCCCAAGAGAAACCATGATTTTTGAAATGCTGGACCACCTGCATTTGGAGAAGGCCCCCGGATCAGTTCCTGAAGAATGCATAAGCCTTTCTGAGAAGAGAGCAAAGGAAGCATCAGTTGGGCATGCCACAGCAGCAAGGACATCTTCTGACATGGTGGCTGGTACTCCTCAAATTCCACATACTTTACCCTCCAGAGGCACAACACTTAAGCCAGTCTCTACTGAGACTCCAGCCCCTGACCCCCAAAGGAATCAG GGAGACGGAAGACACGGCACTCACTTGTACCCTGGGGCCCCAGAGACAAATCCAATGACAG ggccaCAGACTAATACCCTCAACCACTGTTCTGGAGTGCAGATTGGAAACAACAACACCATGACAATACAAACAAGAACTGCCTTTCCCAAGAAGGACCCAGCACAGTTCGGCAGGGGTAGGGACTGGTAG